A genomic stretch from Apis cerana isolate GH-2021 linkage group LG9, AcerK_1.0, whole genome shotgun sequence includes:
- the LOC107997512 gene encoding protein still life, isoform SIF type 1 isoform X5, translating into MGNKLSCSCAPLIRKAYRYEDSPWQAGARGGMGGSGARRGDTGHLLRCGSLRERKRLWAEVFHVSASGAGTVKWQQVSEDLVPVNITCIQDSPECIFHITAYNSQVDKILDVRLVQPGTRIGQASECFVYWKDTMTNDTWGLNFTSPIDAKQFRECCSPSFKISRKASSSYSLKLEPPNKQKIKTRRKPLSTPASPSRSREPQCTCMTPEQLARFRSQEARYRGFCTTSTLPRTMARSTEVEMTPGRDKITAATSSASLYDNVNNANVTPGKTAKAGESKQKEKQNETCQTTPKTANVGIETVTVGSQIDSPEEKGAAISPKKGQKQSQDSSTQQNGSEMLKSEGTQAGGTLQNKSLRKEQLHHTKSADYTDLEMQNGNIFNIVNNNHSGKKSKSKSTDDMRIENAQNGGISLDSNTLKRMLKPMPSIDSPVTSPEMTRKRHSHHNYHYHPSNNNQKYIMQETENENCAHLYRPTYNNKFQTTRSVHDMGRQYAGDMSPPSDNVIFDNQCYATTPSSSNGNSDMEQPTHCNSRRCNGSQVYQQQNMQSVSTPGSPTSRLLLEYEMHLRNTLAKGMDAESYSLRTFEALLTQSMEDLEFAKNIPLNTQRTPHVSRRRSSSNKSSTLPLSYRYERQNSKDRDGYYSDRNEMIREKRDREIDRDRGYLSDYNSRCTSCVGESARAQWFRHSDGWQSGSSTLGSGASSSINPSYTGHKRDSPWDSLPSLRHEGSLNDSGYKSNRTDSLEQRGTFDRQDSVRSDYMSDRDGRYGIVQQASLESTDSRICYLTSSEMSDDDKMSLTTAVSDDDDGESVINSPYRGKQTGTAAASFNCTGAVRKAGFLSVKKWLLRKKHQIELARKRGWKGYWVCLKGTTLLFYPCESQESRTMEAAPKHLIIVDGAIMQPIPEHPKRDYIFCLSTAFGDAYLFQAPCQVELENWVNSIHSACAAAFARHRGKTGTLHLLQEEIFRLEKAIESDHKLKHMADLQQSVVSDVETKQQINNQIVQWEENLERLHCEQFRLRCYMASLQSGELPNPKSLLTHVSRATKQTLNKLGVFTVSSFHAFICARSPSLLNNLLAGRGATKRRPPLLSRSNSGSSRRSLQISSRDDEKTVKVFVPENQLVSVFVRDAMTVEEFLASACNRKNLNPMEHFVRVKKRRDMEDHNYFVPHRTDLIETYLHTHEVVEVCAKILYQVELQRNTLEQMWGFSVEAELIENSDRQDELCCYVSRVEDKSVAMQNGIIKGDEIMVINGAIVSDLDMMYLESVLQEEVGLCMMMRSSRTEPPDLTGIMRVTDDIIESLVCPPPPSDPPVISEEMISGLIVPAPGWSKESIMQECTTTSHMENGKQTSRTNSFEIENLLKTAEQVTGICRSPGETRKSSPTGSVVSSHSQALTPSRQLSDAEKLKKVILELIETERTYVKNLNNLLENYLEPLKRETFLSNAEINALFGNIQEIVTFQRQFLQNLDHAIEMEADFNNFDHPSQFKGVLFSIGSAFLYYVNHFKLYSSFCASHSKAQKVLHPNEGNQALQEFLQARNPRQQHSSTLESYLIKPIQRILKYPLLLQQLRNLTDERSEEHQHLIEALKGMEKVAEHINEMQRIHEEYGAIFDHLFRQHQKSCKQPIDLSPGDLLYYGGVEWLNISDFLGKIKKGLELHAMCFVFKSAVVFLCKERLRQKKKLMGVSTKANSSEVEIIRYQVLIPVTEVQVRASSAKDMESHFLWELIHLRSQLQRRSEKVYVLSNSTTEFRNAFLRTIRQIIRESVRNMSIPSTKQNLSQPPISISPRMSTGHVEKFEKQSAGTSQVGQNGGNGGSGVATLSKKKQQLLTTSHNVKRKYSQSKQAVEHESSEDKDNEEAGASAINQQQTTFRSRSKTISDTSGEIKVEMDSGTKSEGEEDSQAFLGEKKANLGRTPNHLTLSTTSTISAGSTGSQARLIQSSHQPENYQPITVKELGSPIWKPRELPSLGESTTLPRKGKSASEFGDISSSHSASRKSLIEINNCAQQSNCNNHV; encoded by the exons ACTGTGGGCCGAAGTGTTCCATGTAAGCGCAAGCGGGGCTGGGACCGTGAAATGGCAGCAGGTTTCCGAGGATTTAGTTCCTGTAAATATCACGTGCATTCAAGATTCGCCAGAATGTATTTTCCATATTACCGCGTACAACAGTCAGGTGGACAAAATTTTGGACGTACGATTGGTACAACCAG GTACACGGATTGGACAAGCGTCAGAGTGTTTCGTTTATTGGAAAGACACGATGACCAACGATACATGGGGATTGAATTTTACCTCTCCGATAGACGCTAAACAATTCAGAGAATGTTGC TCACCGTCGTTCAAGATTTCAAGGAAAGCGTCCTCTTCTTACTCGTTGAAGCTCGAACCGCCTAACAAACAAAAGATCAAGACACGGAGAAAGCCTTTATCGACACCGGCATCACCGAGCAGATCCAGGGAGCCCCAATGCACTTGCATGACACCGGAACAACTCGCCAGATTTCGAAGCCAAGAAGCCAGATACCGAGGTTTTTGCA CCACCTCCACGCTTCCACGGACGATGGCGCGATCGACCGAGGTGGAGATGACGCCGGGCCGTGATAAAATAACAGCGGCAACGTCCAGTGCCTCCCTCTACGATAACGTTAACAACGCGAACGTGACGCCGGGGAAAACGGCGAAAGCAGGGGAATCGAAGCAAAAGGAGAAACAGAACGAGACATGTCAGACAACGCCAAAGACGGCGAACGTAGGCATCGAAACTGTCACTGTTGGCTCGCAA ATCGATAGCCCGGAAGAGAAAGGCGCTGCGATATCACCGAAAAAAGGTCAAAAGCAAAGTCAAGACTCGTCTACTCAACAAAATGGTAGCGAGATGCTCAAATCAGAAGGTACACAAGCAGGTGGCACGTTACAAAATAAGTCGTTGCGAAAAGAGCAATTACATCATACGAAGTCTGCCGATTACACAGACTTGGAGATGCAAAATGGCAATATTTTCAACATAGTGAACAATAATCACAGTGGGAAGAAATCGAAAAGCAAGAGTACGGACGATATGAGAATCGAGAATGCGCAGAACGGTGGGATTAGCTTAGATTCGAACACGTTGAAACGTATGCTGAAACCTATGCCGAGTATCGATAGCCCGGTTACGTCCCCAGAGATGACGAGAAAGAGGCATAGCCatcataattatcattatcatccgAGCAATAATAATCAGAAGTACATCATGCAAGAGACTGAAAACGAAAATTGCGCCCATCTGTATCGACCAACGTATAATAACAAGTTCCAGACGACTAGAAGCGTGCATGACATGGGACGTCAATACGCCG GTGATATGTCGCCGCCATCGGATAATGTTATCTTCGATAATCAGTGTTACGCGACTACTCCGAGTTCCTCCAATGGAAACTCGGATATGGAGCAACCGACGCACTGCAATTCCCGTCGTTGCAACGGTAGCCAAGTTTATCAACAGCAGAACATGCAATCGGTGTCGACCCCCGGAAGCCCGACCAGCAGGCTACTACTCGAGTACGAGATGCATCTTAGGAACACACTTGCCAAGGGTATGGACGCGGAGAGTTACAGTTTACGGACTTTCGAAGCGTTGCTCACGCAAAGCATGGAGGATTTAG AATTCGCGAAAAATATACCGTTGAACACTCAACGTACACCTCACGTTTCACGAAGGC GTTCAAGTTCCAATAAATCGTCCACGTTACCGCTGTCGTATCGTTACGAGAGGCAGAATAGCAAGGACAGGGACGGTTATTACAGCGATCGTAACGAAATGATCAGGGAGAAGAGGGACAGGGAGATCGATCGGGATCGTGGATATCTCAGCGATTATAATTCGAG ATGCACCAGCTGCGTAGGGGAGTCTGCACGCGCGCAATGGTTTCGCCATTCGGACGGATGGCAATCCGGCAGTTCGACCCTCGGCTCCGGCGCCTCGAGCTCGATAAATCCAAGCTACACGGGGCACAAACGGGACTCCCCGTGGGACTCTTTGCCATCGTTGAGACACGAGGGAAGCCTCAACGACAGCGGATACAAATCGAATCGGACCGATTCTTTGGAGCAAAG AGGCACTTTCGATAGACAGGACAGCGTGAGATCGGATTATATGTCCGATCGGGATGGCAGATACGGAATTGTTCAACAAGCTTCCCTGGAGAGCACAGACTCGAGAATTTGCTACTTGACGTCCTCAGAG ATGTCAGATGACGATAAAATGTCCCTAACTACCGCGGTTAGCGACGACGATGACGGGGAGAGCGTGATAAATTCGCCCTATCGAGGGAAACAGACTGGTACAGCAGCTGCGTCGTTCAATTGTACGGGGGCGGTACGAAAAGCTGG ATTTCTAAGCGTGAAGAAATGGCTGTTACGAAAGAAGCACCAGATCGAGCTAGCGAGGAAGAGGGGTTGGAAAGGTTATTGGGTTTGCCTGAAGGGGACCACGCTTCTCTTCTATCCTTGCGAATCCCAAGAAAGTAGAACCATGGAGGCGGCGCCCAAGCATTTGATCATAGTCGATGGCGCGATAATGCAACCGATCCCGGAGCATCCGAAGAGAGACTACATATTTTGCTTGAGCACCGCTTTCGGCGATGCTTATTTATTTCAG GCTCCGTGTCAAGTGGAACTCGAGAACTGGGTGAACAGTATACATTCGGCTTGTGCAGCCGCGTTTGCGCGTCATCGTGGTAAAACTGGAACCCTTCATTTATTGCAGGAAGAAATATTTCGCTTAGAGAAAGCGATAGAATCG GACCACAAATTAAAACACATGGCTGATCTTCAGCAATCCGTCGTGTCTGACGTAGAGACGAAACAGCAGATCAACAATCAGATTGTTCAGTGGGAAGAAAATTTGGAGAGACTTCATTGTGAACAATTCAGACTCAGATGTTACATGGCCAGTTTACAAAGTGGCGAATTACCAAATCCAAAG AGTTTATTGACGCACGTGTCCCGCGCCACGAAGCAGACGTTGAACAAATTAGGGGTGTTCACCGTGTCGTCGTTTCACGCTTTCATATGCGCGCGAAGCCCTTCCCTGTTGAACAATCTGTTGGCGGGGCGAGGGGCCACCAAGAGAAGGCCGCCATTATTGTCGAGATCCAACAGCGGATCGAGCAGGAGATCCCTTCAAATTTCGTCCAGAGATGATGAGAAGACGGTGAAGGTTTTCGTGCCGGAAAATCAG ttGGTATCCGTATTTGTGCGCGATGCTATGACAGTGGAAGAATTCCTCGCAAGCGCTTGCAACAGGAAAAATCTTAACCCGATGGAACATTTCGTTCGCGTGAAGAAACGCCGCGACATGGAAgatcataattatttcgtaCCACATAGAACCGACTTGATAGAGACATAC ttGCACACGCACGAAGTGGTCGAGGTGTGCGCGAAGATCCTGTATCAAGTGGAGTTGCAAAGGAACACCCTCGAACAAATGTGGGGATTCTCTGTGGAGGCTGAGCTGATCGAGAATTCCGATCGACAGGACGAGCTGTGCTGCTACGTCAGCAGAGTCGAGGATAAGAGCGTAGCAATGCAGAAtg GTATCATTAAAGGTGACGAAATCATGGTGATCAACGGCGCGATAGTGAGCGACCTGGACATGATGTACCTGGAAAGCGTGTTGCAAGAGGAGGTAGGTTTGTGCATGATGATGAGATCCTCGAGGACCGAGCCCCCGGATCTCACGGGGATAATGAGAGTGACCGACGACATAATCGAGAGTTTGGTTTGCCCGCCGCCACCCTCCGACCCGCCTGTTATAAGCGAAGAAATGATCTCTGGGTTAATCGTTCCGGCTCCTGGATGGA GCAAAGAAAGTATCATGCAGGAGTGCACAACGACATCTCACATGGAGAATGGTAAACAAACGTCTCGGACGAATTCGTTCGAGATAGAGAATTTGTTGAAAACGGCGGAACAAGTGACGGGGATCTGTCGATCGCCTGGTGAAACGCGAAAGTCGAGCCCAACCGGAAGCGTTGTTAGTTCTCATTCCCAAGCTTTGACGCCGAGCAGGCAGTTGAGCGACGCTGAGAAACTGAAGAAAGTTATTCTAGAATTAATTGAGACTGAACGTACTTACGTGAAG aatttaaataatttgttggaGAACTACTTAGAGCCCCTTAAACGCGAAACCTTCCTATCGAATGCAGAGATAAACGCATTGTTCGGGAACATACAAGAGATTGTTACGTTTCAACGGCAATTTCTACAAAATCTTGATCACGCGATCGAGATGGAAgctgatttcaataatttcgatCATCCTAGTCAATTTAAG GGTGTCCTGTTTTCCATTGGAAGTGCCTTCTTGTATTACGTAAATCATTTCAAGTTGTACAGTTCGTTTTGTGCTAGCCACTCAAAGGCGCAAAAGGTTTTACATCCAA ATGAAGGAAACCAAGCTTTACAAGAGTTCCTGCAAGCGCGAAATCCAAGGCAGCAACACTCGTCGACATTAGAATCATACTTGATTAAACCTATTCaacgaatattgaaatatcctTTGCTCTTGCAACAACTTCGAAATCTCACCGACGAAAGAAGCGAAGAACACCAACACTTGATCG AGGCTTTGAAAGGTATGGAAAAAGTAGCAGAGCACATAAACGAAATGCAAAGAATTCACGAAGAATACGGAGCCATCTTCGATCACTTGTTCAGACAACATCAAAAATCTTGCAAGCAG CCGATCGATTTAAGCCCGGGAGATCTTTTGTATTATGGAGGTGTCGAGTGGCTCAATATTTCCGACTTTCTTGGTAAAATCAAGAAAGGTTTGGAACTGCACGCAATGTGTTTCGTTTTCAAATCTGCCGTCGTATTCCTGTGCAAGGAAAGATTGAGGCAGAAGAAGAAACTTatg GGAGTATCGACGAAAGCGAATTCCAGCGAGGTGGAGATAATACGTTATCAAGTGTTGATTCCTGTAACGGAAGTGCAAGTTAGAGCCAGCTCCGCCAAAGACATGGAATCTCATTTCTTGTGGGAATTGATCCATTTAAGAAGTCAATTACAAAGAAGATCGGAGAAAGTATATGTGCTTTCCAACAG CACAACGGAATTCAGGAACGCGTTTTTAAGGACGATACGTCAAATTATTCGAGAATCGGTCCGGAACATGAGCATACCGTCGACGAAACAAAACCTTAGCCAACCACCGATCAGCATTTCCCCACGAATGTCGACCGGCCACGTGGAGAAATTCGAGAAACAGTCGGCTGGAACGAGTCAGGTGGGGCAAAACGGTGGCAACGGCGGCAGTGGGGTGGCCACGTTGTCGAAGAAGAAACAGCAATTGTTGACAACGTCGCACAACGTGAAGCGGAAATACAGCCAATCGAAACAGGCTGTGGAGCACGAGAGCTCCGAGGATAAGGACAACGAGGAGGCGGGGGCCTCGGCCATTAACCAACAGCAAACGACATTTCGCTCCCGGAGCAAGACCATAAGCGACACATCCG GGGAGATAAAGGTCGAGATGGACTCGGGGACGAAATCGGAGGGTGAGGAAGACTCGCAAGCTTTTTTAGGTGAGAAGAAGGCGAATTTGGGCCGTACACCGAATCATTTGACTTTGAGCACCACTTCGACAATTTCAGCAGGAAGTACGGGTAGTCAGGCGAGACTGATCCAATCTTCTCATCAACCGGAAAATTATCAACCAATCACGGTCAAGGAACTTG GTTCGCCGATTTGGAAACCGCGGGAATTACCCTCGTTAGGTGAGTCCACGACGTTGCCACGTAAGGGTAAGTCGGCGAGCGAGTTTGGGGATATAAGCTCGTCTCATAGCGCCTCCCGAAAGTCTCTCATAGAAATCAATAATTGTGCTCAACAATCTAACTGTAATAACcacgtttaa